In one window of Candidatus Thermoplasmatota archaeon DNA:
- a CDS encoding CoB--CoM heterodisulfide reductase iron-sulfur subunit A family protein: MEKAVMVIGGGVAGIQASLDLADKGMIVHLVEKSPSIGGRMAQLDKTFPTNDCSICILAPKMADCSSHPNTNIITYAEVVGVEGKVGSFKVKVLKKARYVDESKCTGCGECLEKCPSKVPSEFEMGLSKRKAIYMPFMQAVPRVMTIDKEHCLHMTKDKCGNCKKACKREAIDYEMKDQILEIEVGSIIVATGYDVWDPSSSTEYGYGRYPNVFTAMEYERMINAAGPTHGHIERRSDKKRPVKMAFIQCVGSRNPQIGRPYCCTVCCMHSTKEAMLAREHHDDMESTIFYKDMRACAKGFYEYVERAKRDYGVRYINSDATVQENSEIHNPIVVFDVGGRQQSEEFDMVVLATALVPRKETLELAKVLGLKADEFGFLESTDRILNLGRTSVPGMFLAGYAQGPADIPESVAQGSSAAAKAVEAMAQAGA; encoded by the coding sequence GGGGTCGCAGGCATCCAGGCGTCCCTCGATCTCGCGGATAAGGGAATGATTGTACACCTAGTTGAGAAGTCACCCAGCATCGGTGGGAGGATGGCTCAGCTGGACAAGACGTTCCCGACGAACGATTGCTCGATATGCATACTGGCGCCAAAGATGGCTGATTGCTCCAGCCATCCGAACACGAACATCATCACGTATGCGGAGGTAGTCGGTGTCGAGGGGAAGGTCGGGAGCTTCAAGGTCAAGGTCCTGAAGAAGGCTAGGTACGTCGATGAATCGAAATGCACTGGCTGCGGCGAGTGCTTAGAGAAGTGTCCGAGCAAGGTTCCGAGCGAGTTCGAGATGGGCCTGTCCAAAAGGAAGGCCATCTACATGCCCTTCATGCAGGCCGTGCCGAGGGTCATGACCATCGACAAGGAGCACTGCCTCCACATGACCAAGGACAAGTGCGGGAACTGCAAGAAGGCCTGCAAAAGAGAGGCCATCGACTACGAGATGAAGGACCAGATTCTGGAGATCGAGGTTGGGTCGATCATAGTTGCCACGGGCTACGATGTCTGGGACCCATCCAGCTCAACGGAGTATGGCTACGGCAGGTACCCCAACGTGTTCACAGCGATGGAGTACGAAAGGATGATCAACGCTGCTGGCCCGACACACGGACACATCGAAAGACGGAGCGACAAGAAGAGGCCTGTCAAGATGGCGTTCATCCAGTGCGTTGGCTCCAGGAACCCGCAGATCGGCCGTCCCTATTGCTGCACCGTCTGCTGCATGCACTCCACCAAGGAGGCCATGCTTGCCAGGGAGCACCACGACGACATGGAATCCACGATATTCTACAAGGACATGCGCGCGTGCGCGAAGGGCTTCTACGAGTACGTCGAGAGGGCAAAACGCGACTACGGAGTCAGATACATCAACTCCGACGCGACGGTCCAGGAGAACTCTGAGATTCACAACCCGATCGTCGTGTTCGACGTCGGAGGGAGACAGCAGTCCGAGGAGTTCGACATGGTCGTCCTGGCAACGGCGCTCGTCCCGAGAAAGGAGACCTTGGAGCTGGCGAAGGTGCTGGGCCTCAAGGCCGACGAGTTCGGGTTCCTCGAATCCACAGACAGAATACTCAATCTGGGAAGGACAAGCGTGCCAGGGATGTTCCTTGCAGGTTACGCCCAAGGTCCTGCGGATATTCCAGAATCGGTTGCCCAAGGCTCGAGCGCGGCTGCGAAAGCGGTCGAGGCGATGGCCCAGGCAGGAGCGTGA